In one Gemmatimonadota bacterium genomic region, the following are encoded:
- a CDS encoding efflux RND transporter periplasmic adaptor subunit, with protein MLKLLPGFALLALASCTRTEAAPPPQSSAQSVAVARVAMAPAAPTIFATGTLGAKEELPLAFKIGGVVETVSAEPGQTVHEGAVLAQLAHTEINAEVEKAKLGAAKADRDFARVKSLYKDSVATLEQLQDVTTQRDVWQQNVKIAEFNRRYAVVRAPFAGVVLRRMAEPGQLVAPGAPVVLFRSNRRGVVLRAGLPDREAVRVRVGDAASVRFEAIPGETFTGRVTQVAASATPGTGTYDVEVSLGDAARALASGLVGRVELVPPRAGLVPTVPVEALLEAHGDSATVFVLAPDGVSAQRRRIRVGALDGARVAVLGGLDTTATVVVAGGAWLRDGQRVVMPGKTAP; from the coding sequence ATGCTGAAACTCCTCCCCGGATTCGCCCTCCTCGCCCTCGCGTCGTGCACGCGCACCGAGGCGGCACCGCCCCCGCAATCGTCCGCGCAATCCGTGGCGGTGGCGCGCGTCGCGATGGCTCCTGCCGCACCGACGATCTTTGCCACCGGAACGCTCGGCGCCAAAGAAGAATTGCCGCTCGCGTTTAAAATTGGCGGCGTCGTGGAGACCGTGTCTGCCGAACCGGGGCAGACGGTGCACGAAGGTGCGGTGCTCGCGCAGTTAGCTCACACCGAGATCAACGCCGAAGTTGAGAAGGCCAAGCTTGGTGCAGCCAAGGCCGATCGCGACTTTGCGCGCGTCAAGTCACTGTATAAGGACAGCGTGGCGACGCTCGAACAACTGCAGGACGTCACCACGCAGCGCGACGTGTGGCAGCAGAATGTGAAGATCGCCGAGTTCAATCGGCGGTATGCGGTGGTTCGCGCCCCGTTCGCAGGTGTGGTGTTGCGCCGGATGGCAGAGCCAGGACAGCTGGTGGCGCCCGGTGCGCCGGTGGTGCTCTTTCGTTCCAACCGTCGCGGGGTGGTGCTGCGTGCCGGACTTCCGGATCGCGAAGCGGTGCGCGTGCGCGTGGGCGATGCCGCGTCGGTGCGCTTTGAGGCGATTCCCGGTGAAACATTCACCGGTCGCGTGACGCAGGTCGCGGCCTCGGCCACACCGGGAACGGGAACCTACGATGTAGAGGTCTCGCTCGGGGACGCCGCGCGCGCGCTGGCGAGTGGGCTGGTGGGGCGCGTGGAGCTCGTGCCGCCTCGTGCTGGACTCGTGCCCACCGTTCCGGTGGAGGCGCTGCTTGAGGCGCACGGTGACTCGGCGACCGTGTTTGTGCTCGCGCCCGACGGCGTGTCGGCGCAGCGCCGCCGCATTCGCGTCGGCGCGCTCGACGGGGCCCGCGTAGCGGTGCTCGGCGGTCTCGACACCACCGCGACGGTCGTCGTGGCGGGCGGCGCTTGGCTGCGTGACGGCCAGCGCGTGGTGATGCCCGGGAAGACCGCTCCGTGA
- a CDS encoding alpha/beta hydrolase: protein MPARLLTSLLLLLPPDTALRADARRLDVAARADTVADTTWYVTNRARRDGRATRVAADSLEFGYVVFRFAETKSTSANDRLMGRVRGQRADSVTLTRAEFVRRLRESDARAAVRKDGAVFYVHGFATSFGRAMSQSAEIAYRGSFGGPFIAFSWPAHTALATWPTPGAIISRAYRQDSAVAHASEGALREALMVVRSAVRPAALTVVGHSLGAQLVAEALRKKSPEHDALTRAPLRALVFFSADISATWFHDSVGPSVAPLAARRVVYSSASDRMLAISHVVNHTPRVGQTGTARVLTDAGVEVVDVTRAARSRAPWPAVFDPHHAMRLSGTALYDFFYGVVRGESAACRVYDGLASRDASGVYRMQPAAVPTAATSCAATGL from the coding sequence ATGCCCGCGCGCCTTCTCACTTCCCTGCTGCTCCTGCTCCCTCCGGACACCGCCCTTCGTGCGGATGCCCGGCGCTTGGACGTGGCCGCGCGCGCCGATACCGTGGCCGACACCACCTGGTACGTCACGAATCGCGCACGGCGTGACGGCCGCGCCACGCGGGTTGCGGCGGATTCACTGGAGTTTGGCTACGTAGTGTTTCGCTTTGCCGAAACCAAGTCCACGAGCGCGAACGACCGCCTGATGGGGCGCGTGCGCGGCCAGCGCGCCGACTCGGTGACGCTCACGCGTGCGGAGTTCGTGCGGCGGCTACGCGAGTCAGACGCCCGCGCCGCCGTCCGAAAGGATGGCGCGGTGTTTTACGTACACGGCTTTGCCACCTCGTTTGGCCGCGCGATGTCGCAGAGTGCGGAGATCGCGTATCGCGGCTCCTTTGGCGGTCCGTTCATTGCGTTCTCTTGGCCAGCGCATACCGCGTTGGCTACGTGGCCGACGCCGGGCGCCATTATTTCGCGCGCGTACCGTCAGGACTCCGCCGTGGCGCACGCGAGTGAAGGCGCCCTCCGCGAAGCGCTGATGGTCGTGCGCTCCGCCGTGCGCCCGGCCGCGCTCACCGTGGTCGGTCATAGCCTCGGTGCGCAGCTCGTGGCCGAGGCACTGCGCAAGAAATCGCCGGAGCACGATGCATTGACGCGCGCGCCGCTCCGGGCGCTCGTCTTTTTCTCTGCCGACATTTCGGCGACGTGGTTCCACGACTCGGTGGGGCCGTCGGTGGCGCCGCTCGCAGCGCGCCGTGTGGTGTACTCGTCGGCCAGCGATCGCATGCTCGCTATTTCGCACGTCGTAAACCACACGCCGCGCGTCGGTCAAACGGGCACCGCTCGCGTGCTGACGGATGCGGGCGTGGAAGTGGTGGATGTCACGCGCGCCGCTCGCTCGCGGGCGCCGTGGCCGGCGGTGTTCGACCCGCATCATGCCATGCGTCTGTCTGGCACGGCGCTGTACGATTTCTTTTACGGCGTGGTGCGCGGAGAATCTGCCGCCTGCCGTGTGTACGACGGGCTCGCCTCACGCGACGCAAGTGGCGTGTACCGCATGCAACCGGCGGCTGTCCCAACGGCCGCGACCAGCTGCGCCGCGACCGGACTGTAA
- a CDS encoding VWA domain-containing protein, with product MRARTYTKFSPQSADQVDLQNLLDGLADFLLQSGFAGGAQYHPYWGETGENADKSLDALRQAILDSLIQGGQFTPEMLEALRGDGDELSESKLAELLDDIVQRLIKEGFLNLEQPPEMPAGHQDVTGPGGLAQAAARDVQFNLTDKGIDFLGYKALRNILSGFGRSSFGQHDTAYLATGIESDGWTKPYEFGDTLNLDVTETLMRSLARTGSLEVPMDLDYSDLMVRQAEYRSSCATVLMLDCSHSMILYGEDRFTPAKKVALALTHLIRTQFPADTLSVVLFHDSAEEIPLGKLAGAQVGPYHTNTAERLKLARRLLMAQKKDMRQIVMITDGKPSALTMPDGQIYKNSMGLDAYVLQETLSEVSQCRRSGIVVNTFMLAQDRALMEFVKMVSAITRGRAYFTNTMTLGQFILMDFLKRKTRTVS from the coding sequence ATGCGCGCACGCACCTACACAAAATTCAGTCCGCAGTCCGCCGACCAAGTGGATCTGCAGAACCTGCTCGACGGCTTGGCGGATTTTCTCCTCCAGTCGGGCTTCGCCGGAGGCGCGCAGTATCACCCCTACTGGGGCGAAACGGGCGAGAACGCCGACAAGTCACTCGACGCCCTGCGGCAGGCGATTCTCGACTCGCTGATCCAGGGCGGGCAGTTCACGCCAGAGATGCTTGAGGCCCTGCGTGGCGACGGCGATGAACTCTCGGAGAGCAAGCTCGCCGAGTTGCTCGACGACATTGTGCAGCGCCTCATCAAAGAGGGCTTTCTCAATCTCGAACAACCGCCGGAAATGCCAGCGGGTCATCAGGACGTCACGGGTCCAGGCGGACTCGCGCAGGCCGCGGCGCGCGACGTGCAGTTCAATCTCACCGACAAAGGGATCGACTTTCTGGGCTACAAGGCGCTCCGGAACATTCTCTCCGGATTCGGGCGCTCGTCGTTCGGGCAGCACGACACCGCGTATCTCGCAACGGGCATTGAGTCCGACGGGTGGACCAAACCCTACGAGTTTGGCGATACCCTGAACCTCGACGTCACCGAAACGCTGATGCGTTCCTTGGCGCGCACCGGCTCACTCGAAGTGCCGATGGACCTCGACTATTCCGACCTGATGGTGCGGCAAGCCGAGTATCGCTCGAGCTGCGCCACGGTGCTGATGCTCGACTGCTCGCACTCGATGATTCTGTACGGCGAGGACCGTTTTACGCCGGCCAAGAAGGTTGCGCTCGCACTCACGCACCTCATTCGCACGCAGTTTCCAGCCGATACTCTGAGCGTGGTGCTGTTCCACGACAGCGCGGAAGAAATTCCGCTCGGCAAACTCGCGGGCGCTCAGGTGGGACCGTATCACACGAACACCGCCGAAAGGCTCAAGCTCGCCCGTCGCTTGCTGATGGCGCAGAAGAAGGACATGCGCCAGATCGTCATGATCACCGATGGCAAGCCGAGCGCGTTGACGATGCCGGACGGTCAGATCTATAAGAACTCGATGGGGCTCGACGCGTACGTGCTCCAGGAGACACTGAGCGAGGTGTCGCAGTGCCGGCGCTCGGGGATTGTGGTGAACACGTTCATGCTCGCGCAGGATCGTGCGCTGATGGAATTCGTGAAAATGGTGTCGGCCATAACCCGTGGACGGGCGTATTTCACCAACACCATGACCCTCGGGCAGTTTATCTTGATGGACTTCCTGAAACGAAAGACCCGTACCGTCTCGTAG
- a CDS encoding efflux RND transporter permease subunit gives MRIAEFSVKNRPFTIVAFIALLAMGLNALLTIPRTEDPSFPFPNYTIVAVYPGAGPTDMEQLIIDPIEKRLRALDDVARVKTFINDGAGLVNIEFDFSVDADKKYDEVLREVNSLRASLPPDLARLDVMRFDPSDVNITQVALVSDSASYTDLDRQARALRDELEKVPGIKRSQVWAYPRREVRVAIDLGRLSTMHLALGQVLNAIGSESANIPGGSIDAGGRKFNVKTNGSYRSIEQVRETVVGGGGGAVVRLGDVAQVTWDYEEQAVSARFDGHRAVWVTANMKDRQNILAVRDSVYARLATFEKRLPRGMAMGRGFDQSANVRARIGRLSEDFLIAILLVIITLLPLGWRASGIVMVSIPLSLAIGITLLKLTGFSINQISISGFVVALGLLVDDSIVVVENISRFLREGYSRAEAAIAATQQIFVAVLGTTATLVFAFVPILMLPEGAGEFIRGLPAAVVFTILASLLVSLTVVPFLASFILREQDDPHGNRALQLLNRGIELTYSRFLHRALARPKTAMFAAVILAVASLGMVPFIGFSLFPKAGTPQFMVTVRGPDGASLATTDSAVRFVERALNGRPGIQHVYANIGRGNPVIYYNVLSQNENTAVGDLFVLLDRYDGRQTPAMLDSLRAVFDAYPSARIEVKEFENGPPIDAPIAVRIHGRDLDTLRLLAEQLEHQMDSTTGTRTVVNPLRVKRTDLRVDVDRGKAGLLGIPMVEVDRTVRLGIAGLSAGRLRDSDGQEYDVTVRLPRGERQTADALAKTYVTSVAGNLVPLSQIASLRFESSPPVIQHYDGERSVTVTAQTRTGFNTDRVTQALLAKLEQWKLPVGYTWRASGEVESRRRSFGGLGTAILIAIFGILAILVLEFKTFRGMLIVASVIPLGVVGGLTALLASGYTLSFTAMIGFVALVGIEIKNSILLVDFTNQLREQGLSVDDAVERAGKIRFLPVVLTTCTAIGGLLPLALQGSGLYSPMAWVIIGGLVSSTLLARVVTPVMYKLMPPSLGEA, from the coding sequence GTGAGGATCGCCGAGTTTTCGGTTAAGAACCGGCCGTTTACGATCGTTGCGTTCATCGCCCTGCTGGCAATGGGGCTGAACGCCCTGCTCACCATTCCGCGCACGGAAGACCCGTCGTTTCCGTTTCCGAACTATACGATCGTGGCCGTGTATCCCGGCGCCGGTCCCACGGACATGGAGCAGTTGATTATTGACCCCATTGAAAAACGGCTGCGCGCGCTCGACGATGTGGCGCGGGTCAAGACGTTTATCAATGACGGGGCTGGGCTGGTAAATATCGAGTTCGATTTCTCGGTGGACGCGGACAAGAAATACGACGAAGTGCTGCGCGAGGTGAATAGCCTGCGCGCGTCGCTGCCCCCCGATCTCGCCCGCCTCGACGTGATGCGGTTCGATCCGTCGGACGTGAACATCACGCAAGTCGCGCTCGTATCCGATAGCGCCTCGTACACGGATCTCGACCGGCAAGCGCGCGCGCTGCGCGATGAGTTAGAGAAGGTGCCGGGCATCAAGCGCTCGCAGGTCTGGGCGTATCCGCGTCGCGAGGTGCGCGTCGCCATTGACCTGGGTCGCCTCTCCACGATGCACCTCGCGCTCGGGCAAGTCCTCAACGCCATCGGCAGCGAGAGTGCAAACATTCCCGGCGGCAGCATCGACGCCGGTGGTCGCAAGTTCAACGTCAAAACCAACGGAAGCTATCGGTCGATCGAGCAGGTCCGCGAAACGGTCGTTGGCGGTGGCGGCGGAGCCGTGGTGCGCCTCGGCGATGTGGCGCAGGTCACGTGGGACTACGAGGAGCAAGCGGTGTCGGCGCGCTTCGACGGCCACCGCGCCGTCTGGGTCACCGCGAATATGAAGGATCGGCAGAATATTCTGGCGGTGCGCGATTCCGTGTACGCGCGGCTCGCGACGTTCGAAAAACGCTTGCCGCGCGGCATGGCGATGGGGCGCGGCTTCGACCAGTCCGCCAATGTGCGCGCGCGCATCGGGCGGTTGAGTGAAGACTTTCTCATTGCCATCCTGCTCGTCATCATCACGTTGCTACCACTGGGATGGCGTGCGTCGGGCATCGTGATGGTCTCGATTCCCCTCTCGCTGGCCATCGGCATCACGCTGCTCAAGCTCACGGGTTTTAGCATCAACCAGATCTCGATCAGCGGGTTCGTGGTGGCGCTCGGCTTGTTAGTGGATGACTCCATTGTGGTGGTGGAGAATATCTCACGCTTCTTGCGCGAGGGATATTCGCGCGCCGAGGCGGCGATTGCCGCGACGCAGCAGATTTTCGTGGCGGTACTCGGAACCACGGCGACGCTGGTATTTGCGTTCGTCCCCATTCTCATGTTGCCGGAGGGGGCGGGGGAGTTCATTCGCGGGCTACCGGCGGCGGTGGTGTTCACGATTCTCGCGTCGCTGCTCGTGTCGCTGACCGTGGTGCCGTTCTTGGCGAGTTTCATTTTGCGTGAGCAAGATGATCCGCACGGCAACCGCGCGCTGCAGCTGTTGAACCGTGGCATCGAACTCACCTACTCGCGCTTTTTGCATCGCGCGCTTGCACGGCCGAAAACCGCGATGTTTGCTGCCGTGATCTTGGCGGTGGCATCACTGGGTATGGTGCCGTTTATTGGATTTTCGCTCTTTCCCAAAGCGGGCACGCCGCAGTTCATGGTGACGGTGCGCGGACCAGACGGGGCGTCGCTCGCGACGACCGACTCAGCGGTCCGGTTTGTGGAGCGCGCACTCAACGGTCGGCCCGGCATCCAACATGTATACGCGAATATCGGACGCGGCAATCCGGTGATCTACTACAACGTCCTGTCGCAAAACGAAAACACGGCGGTGGGCGACCTGTTCGTGCTGCTCGACCGCTACGATGGACGACAGACGCCGGCGATGCTCGATTCCTTGCGCGCCGTGTTTGACGCATATCCGTCCGCCCGCATCGAAGTCAAGGAATTTGAGAATGGCCCGCCGATTGATGCGCCAATTGCGGTTCGGATTCACGGACGTGATCTCGACACCCTGCGCTTGCTGGCGGAACAGCTCGAGCACCAGATGGACAGCACCACGGGCACACGGACCGTCGTCAACCCACTGCGCGTGAAGCGCACGGATTTGCGCGTGGACGTTGACCGCGGCAAGGCTGGGCTCCTCGGCATTCCGATGGTGGAGGTAGACCGCACCGTGCGCCTCGGCATCGCCGGGCTCTCGGCGGGCCGTCTGCGCGACAGCGATGGGCAAGAATACGATGTCACGGTGCGACTCCCACGCGGCGAACGGCAGACGGCGGATGCGCTCGCCAAAACGTACGTCACGAGCGTCGCGGGAAATCTCGTGCCCCTCTCGCAGATCGCGTCGTTGCGCTTTGAAAGTTCACCGCCAGTTATTCAGCATTACGATGGCGAGCGTTCCGTTACCGTGACGGCGCAGACCCGCACGGGGTTCAACACCGATCGTGTGACGCAGGCGTTGCTCGCCAAGCTCGAGCAGTGGAAGTTGCCGGTGGGGTATACCTGGCGGGCGTCGGGCGAAGTGGAGAGTCGACGCCGGAGTTTTGGCGGACTCGGTACCGCCATTCTCATTGCGATCTTTGGTATTCTCGCCATTCTCGTGCTCGAGTTTAAGACGTTCCGCGGCATGTTGATTGTGGCGAGCGTTATTCCGCTTGGCGTCGTGGGCGGATTAACGGCGTTGCTGGCGAGCGGCTACACGCTCTCGTTCACCGCGATGATTGGGTTCGTAGCGCTGGTCGGCATCGAAATTAAGAATTCGATCTTGCTGGTCGATTTCACCAATCAGCTCCGCGAGCAAGGGCTCAGCGTAGACGACGCCGTGGAGCGAGCCGGAAAGATTCGCTTTCTGCCGGTGGTGCTCACCACCTGCACGGCAATCGGCGGCCTGCTACCGCTGGCGTTGCAGGGGTCAGGCCTCTACTCCCCGATGGCCTGGGTGATCATCGGTGGTCTGGTGAGCTCAACATTGCTGGCGCGTGTGGTCACGCCGGTGATGTACAAGCTGATGCCGCCGTCCTTAGGCGAAGCCTAG
- a CDS encoding magnesium chelatase, whose translation MPTLPTNLGALKQSPFGAPDRALRSVKDEIRTNLLARIAKGGPLFTGVHGYEDTVVPQLVNALLSRHHFILLGLRGQAKSRLLRALTSLLDEQMPVVAGSEINDSAFQPVSKYARERLNEYGDDTPIAWVSRDQRYVEKLATPDVTMADLIGDIDPIKAARGGHLLSDELTIHYGMLPRANRGIFALNELPDLAGKVQVGMFNVMQEGDVQIKGYPVRLPLDVMLCFTANPEDYTARGKIITPLKDRIGSEIITHYPEDVALGMRITAQEAWTARGGSPVRIPSLLSELVERVAFEARSDKRIDRRSGVSQRLPISALENVVSNAEQRAVRLGDSEIVPRLSDTYAALPAITGKLELEYEGELVGGATIARELIRRAADATLRAHAPQAATDDIVIWFDGGSALQVADDASAATLRAAFGTVPGLVELVVAEQLAPETDDALISLGCELVLEALVARRKISRNDEGRYGRAMREEGRRRRNADDE comes from the coding sequence ATGCCTACGCTTCCAACCAATCTCGGCGCCCTCAAGCAGTCCCCCTTCGGCGCGCCTGACCGCGCGTTGCGCTCCGTCAAAGACGAAATCCGCACCAATCTGTTGGCGCGCATTGCCAAGGGCGGTCCGCTCTTTACCGGCGTGCACGGCTACGAGGACACGGTCGTCCCGCAACTCGTAAACGCCCTGCTCTCGCGACACCACTTCATTCTGCTCGGGCTCCGCGGACAGGCCAAGTCGCGATTGCTGCGGGCGCTCACCTCACTGCTCGACGAGCAGATGCCGGTGGTCGCCGGGAGCGAAATCAATGACTCGGCCTTCCAGCCCGTGTCGAAGTACGCGCGCGAGCGGTTGAACGAGTACGGCGACGACACGCCCATCGCTTGGGTGAGCCGCGATCAGCGCTACGTGGAAAAGTTGGCGACGCCCGACGTGACGATGGCCGATCTCATTGGCGACATCGACCCCATCAAGGCGGCGCGTGGCGGCCATTTGCTGAGCGACGAGCTCACGATTCACTACGGTATGTTGCCGCGCGCCAATCGCGGCATCTTCGCGTTGAACGAACTTCCCGACCTCGCGGGCAAGGTGCAGGTGGGCATGTTCAACGTGATGCAGGAAGGGGACGTGCAGATCAAGGGCTACCCCGTGCGCCTGCCGCTCGACGTGATGCTCTGCTTTACCGCCAACCCCGAGGACTACACGGCGCGCGGCAAGATCATCACGCCGCTCAAGGATCGCATTGGCAGTGAAATCATCACGCACTACCCCGAAGACGTGGCACTCGGCATGCGCATTACGGCGCAGGAAGCGTGGACGGCGCGCGGTGGTTCGCCGGTGCGCATTCCGTCGCTGCTCTCGGAGTTGGTGGAGCGCGTGGCCTTTGAGGCGCGCTCGGACAAGCGCATTGACCGACGCTCAGGCGTCTCGCAGCGCCTGCCGATTTCGGCGCTGGAAAATGTGGTGAGCAACGCCGAACAGCGCGCGGTGCGATTGGGCGATTCGGAAATTGTGCCGCGCCTCAGCGACACCTACGCGGCTCTCCCCGCGATTACGGGCAAGCTTGAGCTTGAGTACGAGGGCGAGTTGGTGGGCGGCGCGACGATCGCGCGCGAGCTGATTCGACGAGCGGCCGATGCGACGTTGCGCGCCCATGCGCCGCAGGCGGCCACGGACGACATTGTGATCTGGTTTGACGGTGGGTCTGCCTTGCAGGTCGCGGATGACGCCAGTGCGGCCACGCTGCGTGCCGCCTTCGGCACGGTGCCGGGGCTCGTGGAGCTCGTCGTGGCCGAACAGTTGGCGCCCGAGACCGACGATGCGCTGATCTCGCTGGGATGCGAACTGGTGCTGGAAGCGCTCGTTGCGCGCCGAAAGATTTCGCGGAATGATGAGGGACGGTACGGAAGAGCGATGCGCGAAGAGGGGCGGCGGCGGCGCAACGCGGACGACGAGTAG
- a CDS encoding MFS transporter, translating to MATDARSLNPFRILAVHRNFRLFLIGQTVSLIGTWMQQVATGWLALELSNDAFLVGLVSAAGTFPILLLSLPAGVIADRAEKLKVVRIAQSAMLVEASILWWFTWSGHINIGWLLALSLFGGTLAAFEIPARQSLMIDLVNKDDLQDAIALNSGGFNLARILGPSVAALVIAQLGLAWCFGFNALSYFAVLIGLSMIRVPRRHAEGAVHASPLAGIAEALRYVRNDRVMWIVIRVVAVFSFLGIPVLTLLPVMARDHLGLDASGYGALMMCFGAGALLGALTIAAQGSRLPRGAALTGSSLMLCVAIIAFALSTSVIFSGAMLFVCGVSMVMNNALINGMLQQRVSDALRGRVMSVYVMLYVGMNPLGSFTAGWVARHAGAPWAVGGGAALMLAFAVWAFRRYPELRRS from the coding sequence GTGGCCACCGACGCCCGCTCGCTCAACCCGTTCCGCATACTCGCGGTCCACCGCAACTTCCGCCTGTTCCTCATAGGGCAGACGGTGTCGCTGATTGGCACCTGGATGCAGCAGGTGGCCACGGGCTGGCTCGCGCTCGAGCTGTCGAACGACGCGTTCCTGGTGGGCCTCGTGAGTGCTGCGGGTACCTTTCCCATTCTGCTTCTCTCGCTTCCCGCCGGTGTGATTGCCGACCGTGCCGAGAAACTGAAGGTGGTGCGCATCGCGCAGTCCGCCATGCTGGTCGAAGCCTCGATTCTCTGGTGGTTCACCTGGTCGGGGCATATCAACATCGGCTGGCTCTTGGCGCTGAGCCTGTTCGGCGGCACACTCGCGGCCTTCGAGATCCCGGCGCGTCAGTCGCTGATGATCGATTTGGTGAACAAAGACGATCTGCAGGATGCCATCGCACTCAACTCAGGTGGCTTTAACCTCGCACGCATTCTGGGGCCGTCAGTGGCGGCGTTGGTCATTGCACAGCTGGGACTCGCCTGGTGCTTTGGCTTCAATGCCCTGAGTTACTTCGCGGTGTTGATTGGCCTCTCCATGATCCGCGTGCCGCGTCGCCACGCCGAGGGTGCGGTGCATGCGTCGCCGCTTGCGGGCATCGCTGAGGCGCTCCGTTACGTGCGCAACGATCGCGTGATGTGGATCGTGATCCGCGTGGTGGCGGTGTTTTCGTTCCTCGGCATCCCCGTGCTTACGCTGCTCCCCGTCATGGCGCGCGATCATCTGGGGCTCGACGCATCGGGCTACGGCGCCTTGATGATGTGCTTTGGTGCCGGCGCATTGCTGGGCGCGCTGACGATCGCCGCGCAGGGGAGTCGCCTGCCGCGCGGCGCAGCGCTCACGGGAAGTTCGCTCATGCTCTGCGTGGCCATCATCGCCTTCGCGCTCTCTACATCTGTCATTTTCTCTGGCGCGATGCTCTTTGTGTGTGGCGTGTCGATGGTCATGAACAACGCCCTCATCAACGGCATGCTACAGCAACGTGTGAGCGATGCGCTCCGCGGCCGCGTGATGTCGGTGTACGTGATGCTGTATGTGGGGATGAACCCGCTGGGGTCATTCACCGCGGGGTGGGTGGCGCGCCACGCCGGCGCGCCGTGGGCGGTCGGTGGCGGCGCCGCGTTGATGCTCGCCTTTGCGGTGTGGGCGTTCCGCCGGTATCCGGAACTGCGCCGCTCGTAA